A single Brassica rapa cultivar Chiifu-401-42 chromosome A04, CAAS_Brap_v3.01, whole genome shotgun sequence DNA region contains:
- the LOC103864622 gene encoding F-box/kelch-repeat protein At1g64840 isoform X3, whose translation MAPRKKKTATMVWVSSEKTVSVPDWSLLPVELLHIISKNLDDCFDALHARSVCTLWRSIFPFPSPLSRPSYTLPTLDNKGSWSLERIPLFLFRPRALAASEYFLGGIRRYEPEEEEEELSSPIQCSVKVEIPGSSDRRLMNMKDCQILPLGHQYRMIGCNAREYRNVVVLPLNQEGGGDFVVLLNFTRVIFVFRSAEMRWRRLQPFTEATCEELFTFRGKFYAIFISGEVFAFDPHFLELTPLKPLELPNCCSSNELVQSGDDELFLVETILPRNDDVLSFNRLTLRVCRLDVEAGQWVVVTDIGDRVLIIGDLGNVSFSAKELPDGCGVSGNSILYTHMPWNETYFYKYGVETGREEDDLNCWRFSRENLVTILSTSPVVTLRVERSPPLDALPY comes from the exons ATGGCAccgagaaagaagaagacagcAACCATGGTTTGG GTTTCATCAGAGAAGACTGTGTCCGTACCGGACTGGTCTCTTCTCCCTGTAGAGCTACTCCACATCATCTCCAAGAATCTGGATGACTGTTTCGATGCTCTGCATGCTCGCTCTGTTTGCACCCTGTGGCGATCCATCTTTCCCTTTCCTTCTCCCTTATCACGCCCAAGTTACACTCTCCCCACGCTTGATAACAAAGGCTCGTGGAGCCTCGAAAGGATCCCTCTGTTCCTCTTTAGACCCCGAGCTCTTGCTGCTTCTGAGTATTTCTTGGGAGGGATAAGGCGATATGAGccagaagaggaggaggaagagctTTCATCTCCTATCCAATGCTCGGTGAAAGTGGAGATTCCAGGATCATCTGATCGGAGGTTGATGAATATGAAAGACTGCCAGATCCTCCCTCTTGGCCATCAGTACAGAATGATTGGTTGCAATGCTAGAGAGTACAGAAACGTGGTTGTTCTTCCTCTAAACCAGGAGGGAGGGGGAGATTTTGTTGTTCTCCTTAACTTCACTAGGGTTATATTTGTGTTTAGAAGTGCTGAAATGAGGTGGAGACGGTTACAGCCATTCACAGAAGCTACTTGCGAGGAATTATTCACTTTTAGAGGCAAGTTTTATGCAATCTTTATCAGCGGAGAGGTTTTCGCTTTCGATCCTCATTTCCTGGAACTGACTCCCCTGAAGCCCTTGGAGCTACCGAACTGTTGTTCAAGCAATGAGCTGGTTCAATCCGGCGATGATGAGCTTTTCCTTGTTGAGACAATCCTCCCTCGTAATGACGATGTGTTAAGCTTCAATCGGTTAACGCTAAGAGTGTGTAGGCTAGATGTGGAGGCTGGTCAATGGGTGGTGGTCACCGATATAGGAGACCGTGTGCTTATTATTGGAGACTTGGGGAATGTCTCATTCTCGGCGAAAGAGCTTCCTGATGGTTGTGGTGTGAGTGGGAACTCAATTTTGTATACTCATATGCCATGGAATGAAACATACTTTTACAAATATGGAGTAGAGACAGGACGCGAGGAAGACGACCTCAACTGCTGGAGATTTTCAAGAGAGAATCTGGTGACTATCCTCAGCACTTCTCCGGTGGTGACTCTGCGGGTCGAGCG ATCTCCCCCGCTGGATGCATTACCTTACTAG
- the LOC103864648 gene encoding F-box/kelch-repeat protein At1g64840-like: protein NLFQVSKLSLSPSENTVSVVPDWSLLPEELLHVISKNLEDSFDVVHARSVCTLWRSILPFPSYLSRPSYSLPTLDNKGSWSLEKIPLFLFRPQRAIAAESAASEYFLGGIGRDESEELPSSDPRLMNMLDCQIFPLGHQYRMIGCDAKEYRGVAALPLNKEGGGHFVVLLNCTSVLMVLRSNEMRWRRFQTLSTATCDDLVTFRGRFYALFVNGDVFGFDPHFLELTPLVRLELLNSASSTSLVPSGDDELFLVEQIIPLNGNALDFDRLTLRVCRLDVEAGQWVVVKDIGDRVFIIGDLGTVSCSAIELPDGCGVCVNSILFTYGPGNVTYSYKYEDDLNCWRYSREKRVTILSLSQILLIKLKALQRFQPEACSTVR from the coding sequence AATCTCTTTCAGGTTTCAAAGCTGTCTCTGTCTCCATCAGAGAACACAGTGTCCGTAGTACCGGACTGGTCTCTTCTCCCTGAAGAGCTACTCCACGTTATCTCCAAGAATCTGGAGGACAGTTTCGATGTTGTTCATGCTCGCTCTGTTTGCACCTTGTGGCGATCCATCTTACCCTTTCCTTCTTACCTATCACGCCCAAGTTACTCTCTTCCCACACTCGATAACAAAGGCTCGTGGAGCCTCGAGAAGATCCCTCTCTTCCTCTTTAGACCCCAACGAGCTATTGCTGCCGAGTCTGCTGCTTCAGAGTATTTCTTGGGAGGGATAGGAAGAGATGAGTCAGAAGAGCTTCCATCTTCTGATCCAAGGTTGATGAACATGCTCGACTGCCAGATCTTCCCTCTTGGCCATCAGTACCGAATGATTGGTTGCGATGCTAAAGAGTACAGAGGCGTGGCTGCTCTTCCGCTTAACAAGGAGGGAGGAGGACATTTTGTTGTTCTCCTCAACTGCACTAGTGTTTTGATGGTGTTAAGAAGTAATGAAATGAGGTGGAGGCGGTTTCAGACACTCTCAACAGCTACGTGCGATGATTTAGTCACTTTTAGAGGCAGGTTTTATGCACTCTTTGTTAACGGAGACGTTTTCGGTTTCGATCCTCATTTCCTGGAACTGACTCCCCTGGTACGCTTGGAGCTTCTCAACAGTGCGTCATCCACGTCTCTGGTTCCATCTGGTGATGATGAACTTTTCCTGGTTGAGCAAATCATCCCTCTTAATGGCAATGCATTAGACTTCGATCGGTTAACGCTAAGAGTGTGTAGGCTAGATGTGGAGGCTGGTCAATGGGTCGTGGTCAAAGATATAGGAGACCGTGTGTTTATTATTGGAGACTTGGGAACTGTCTCTTGCTCAGCTATAGAGCTCCCTGATGGTTGTGGTGTGTGCGTGAACTCAATTTTGTTTACTTATGGGCCAGGCAACGTAACATACTCCTACAAATATGAAGACGACCTCAACTGTTGGAGATATTCAAGAGAGAAACGTGTGACTATCCTCAGCTTGtcacaaattttattaattaaacttAAAGCGCTACAACGTTTTCAACCGGAGGCATGCTCGACGGTAAGATGA
- the LOC103864584 gene encoding F-box/kelch-repeat protein At1g64840-like, whose translation MWRVKRSSALLPDWSQLPKELLEIITDNVNCFDIVHARSVCTSWRSSFPFPSCLLRSSYSLPTFDKLSLETNEEGTYVLGKIPYFLFRVRALTAESPSEYFFGGIGRDESEELPCPIQCSVKVKIQGSDPTLMKMNDCQIFPLGHQYKMFGWELKDYRGVAFLPLYKEGRGGEFVVLLNYYYGKLMVLTSVEMKWKRFEKLSETLCSNVVTFRGRFYVSFLSRRTVVGIDPHSLEVTDLMPLPQSGLNFLVPSGDDELFLVEVMVPSGDFDFNRFTCNVSRLDEKAGKWVKVSDLGDRVLVIARLGNVSFSAKELPDGCGVSGNSIVFTNWPQDVTLFYKYGPYKGSAEELPDGYGVNGNIKTVWRTSRENSGVILNTFPVVALRVER comes from the exons ATGTGGAGAGTGAAG AGATCATCAGCGTTATTGCCAGACTGGTCTCAGCTCCCTAAAGAGCTACTTGAGATTATCACCGACAATGTGAACTGTTTCGATATTGTTCATGCTCGCTCTGTTTGCACCTCGTGGCGATCCTCGTTTCCCTTTCCTTCTTGCCTTTTACGCTCCAGTTACTCTCTTCCCACTTTCGATAAGCTCTCCCTCGAGACAAACGAAGAAGGCACGTACGTCCTCGGGAAGATCCCTTATTTCCTCTTCAGAGTCCGAGCTCTTACTGCTGAGTCGCCTTCCGAGTATTTCTTTGGAGGGATAGGACGAGATGAGTCAGAGGAGCTTCCATGTCCTATTCAGTGCTCAGTGAAAGTGAAGATTCAAGGATCTGACCCAACCTTGATGAAGATGAATGATTGCCAGATCTTTCCTCTAGGCCATCAGTACAAAATGTTCGGTTGGGAACTTAAAGATTACAGAGGTGTTGCGTTTCTTCCGCTCTACAAGGAAGGACGTGGAGGAGAATTCGTTGTGCTTCTCAACTACTATTATGGAAAGCTAATGGTGTTAACAAGTGTGGAAATGAAGTGGAAACGGTTTGAGAAACTTTCAGAGACTTTATGCTCGAATGTGGTCACTTTCAGAGGTCGATTTTACGTATCTTTTCTTAGCAGAAGAACCGTTGTTGGTATCGACCCTCATTCGCTGGAGGTGACTGACCTGATGCCCTTACCACAAAGTGGTTTAAACTTTCTGGTTCCATCTGGCGACGATGAGCTTTTCCTGGTTGAGGTAATGGTACCGTCTGGGGACTTCGATTTTAACCGGTTCACATGTAACGTTAGTAGGCTAGATGAGAAGGCTGGTAAATGGGTCAAGGTCAGTGATTTGGGAGACCGTGTCTTGGTTATTGCACGCTTGGGAAATGTCTCATTCTCGGCTAAAGAGCTTCCTGATGGGTGTGGTGTGAGTGGGAACTCAATTGTGTTCACCAATTGGCCACAAGATGTAACattattctataaatatggacCATACAAAGGAAGTGCGGAAGAGCTTCCTGATGGGTATGGTGTGAATGGGAACATCAAGACTGTTTGGAGAACCTCAAGAGAGAATAGTGGGGTGATCCTCAACACATTTCCGGTTGTGGCTCTCCGGGTTGAGCGCTAA
- the LOC103864585 gene encoding F-box/kelch-repeat protein At1g64840-like gives MFPLPNMEEPAAKKKRSSALLPDWSQLPKELLEIITDNVNCFDIVHARSVCTSWRSTFPFPSCLLRSSYSLPTFDKLSLETNEEGSYILGKIPYFLFRVPALTAESPSEYFFGGIGRDESEELPCSIQCSVKVKIQGSDPTFMKMNDCQIFPLGHQYRMFGWELKDYRGVAFLPLYKEGRGGEFVVLLNYYYGKLMVLTSVEMKWKRFEKLSETLCSNVVTFRGRFYVSFLSRRTVVGIDPHSLEVTDLMPLPQSGLNFLVPSGDDELFLVEVMVPSGDFDFNRFTCNVSRLDEEAGKWVKVSDLGDRVLVIARLGNVSFSAKELPDGCGVSGNSIVFTNWPQDVTLFYKYGPYKGSAEELPDGYGVNGNIKTVWRTSRENSGVILNTFPVVALRVER, from the coding sequence ATGTTTCCATTACCAAACATGGAAGAACCTGCCGCTAAAAAGAAGAGATCATCAGCGTTATTGCCAGACTGGTCTCAGCTCCCTAAAGAGCTACTTGAGATTATCACCGACAATGTGAACTGTTTCGATATTGTTCATGCTCGCTCTGTTTGCACCTCGTGGCGATCCACGTTTCCCTTTCCATCTTGCCTTTTACGCTCCAGTTACTCTCTTCCCACTTTCGATAAGCTCTCTCTCGAGACAAACGAAGAAGGCTCGTACATCCTCGGGAAGATCCCTTATTTCCTCTTCAGAGTCCCAGCTCTTACTGCTGAGTCGCCTTCCGAGTATTTCTTTGGAGGGATAGGACGAGATGAGTCAGAGGAGCTTCCATGTTCTATTCAGTGCTCAGTGAAGGTGAAGATTCAAGGATCTGACCCAACCTTCATGAAGATGAATGATTGCCAGATCTTTCCTCTAGGCCATCAGTACAGAATGTTTGGTTGGGAACTTAAAGATTACAGAGGTGTTGCGTTTCTTCCGCTCTACAAGGAAGGACGTGGAGGAGAATTCGTTGTGCTTCTCAACTACTATTATGGAAAGCTAATGGTGTTAACAAGTGTGGAAATGAAGTGGAAACGGTTTGAGAAACTCTCAGAGACTTTATGCTCGAATGTGGTCACTTTCAGAGGTCGATTTTACGTATCTTTTCTTAGCAGAAGAACCGTTGTTGGTATCGACCCTCATTCGCTGGAGGTGACTGACCTGATGCCCTTACCACAAAGTGGTTTAAACTTTCTGGTTCCATCTGGCGACGATGAGCTTTTCCTGGTTGAGGTAATGGTACCGTCTGGGGACTTCGATTTTAACCGGTTCACATGTAACGTTAGCAGGCTAGATGAGGAGGCTGGTAAATGGGTCAAGGTCAGTGATTTGGGAGACCGTGTTTTGGTTATTGCACGCTTGGGAAATGTCTCATTCTCGGCTAAAGAGCTTCCTGATGGGTGTGGTGTGAGTGGGAACTCAATTGTGTTCACCAATTGGCCACAAGATGTAACattattctataaatatggacCATACAAAGGAAGTGCGGAAGAGCTTCCTGATGGGTATGGTGTGAATGGGAACATCAAGACTGTTTGGAGAACCTCAAGAGAGAATAGTGGGGTGATCCTCAACACATTTCCGGTTGTGGCTCTCCGGGTTGAGCGCTGA